A single genomic interval of Alistipes provencensis harbors:
- a CDS encoding RNA polymerase sigma-70 factor: MSDRKDFSHIYITYYARMKRFAREYVVLAEDAENIVQDVFLELWGNWDRMQDSANLFAYLYLAVKNRSIDFLRRRSVSLRAEEHITREYRLTLQLNYEALTAFDDVSSAEELERMLNEALSALPERCRQIFVMSKLEGRKQYEIARTLGISVNTVESQMAIAYRKLRAVLKNYSPLLLFLLGIR, encoded by the coding sequence ATGTCGGACCGGAAAGATTTTTCGCACATCTACATCACTTACTACGCCCGTATGAAACGTTTCGCACGGGAATATGTCGTGTTGGCGGAGGATGCCGAGAACATCGTGCAGGATGTTTTCCTCGAACTGTGGGGCAACTGGGACCGGATGCAGGATTCGGCCAACTTGTTCGCCTACCTCTATCTGGCCGTCAAGAACCGGAGCATCGACTTTCTGCGCCGCCGGAGCGTCTCCCTGCGGGCCGAAGAGCATATCACCCGGGAATACCGTCTGACTCTGCAGCTCAATTACGAAGCCCTCACCGCTTTCGACGACGTCTCCTCTGCCGAGGAACTGGAACGGATGCTCAATGAAGCACTCTCCGCGCTGCCGGAACGCTGCCGGCAAATCTTCGTCATGAGCAAGCTCGAAGGCCGGAAACAATATGAGATCGCCCGGACGCTCGGCATCTCGGTCAACACCGTGGAAAGCCAGATGGCCATTGCCTACCGCAAGCTCCGCGCGGTGCTGAAAAACTATTCGCCCCTGCTGTTGTTCCTGCTGGGCATCCGTTAA
- a CDS encoding DUF4832 domain-containing protein produces MRYFPKPTALLLAALACRAAMAGAPSGAALQPAAEGMMYRSYEYLWDESRLLENPYKGWYHHYYDNGVWAYGIGGDGIGEDDALRPGEFALLEKFPGMDHLYLRLAWSYLEPEEGHFDWSLIDEVVNKYVPLGYGISFRITCRETGSCPGAVGQCVDGINYATPKWVRDAGATGTDLPAGYNGSAHSWSPDYGDSIFLTKLENFHRAFAARYDGKPWLRYVDMGSVGDWGEGHTHFSTRQETSNEVIKKHIDLYCKYYRHSLLVAVEGLFCYLKEPFDGAREGNGRILDLAEYCRRKGVAFRSDSFLVDYYMQTSTGNWSVTRPYLFEIMYPDRPVIYELEHYSYAKREGHWFGQNGEGVNRYGYSGAVFFEKSMEVAHASYIGYHGYLSEWFADNPDLSVHLANRAGYWYFPVSATWQPTVGRTGNKLAVRWLNQGVAPAYNPFVLRLHLTGSENSTVLTVDADNLRWMPGEARTEEYVYDIPDTCPPGKYRLCIELYDRHLDRRIEVGLGEKHLTPDGLIPLGEVQLE; encoded by the coding sequence GTGAGATACTTTCCCAAACCGACAGCCTTGTTGCTGGCGGCGCTCGCATGCAGGGCCGCCATGGCCGGAGCCCCCTCCGGAGCGGCCCTGCAACCGGCGGCCGAAGGAATGATGTACCGCAGTTACGAATACCTGTGGGACGAATCGCGCCTGCTGGAAAACCCCTACAAAGGGTGGTACCACCACTACTACGACAACGGCGTGTGGGCCTATGGCATCGGCGGCGACGGGATCGGCGAGGACGACGCCCTGCGTCCCGGAGAGTTCGCTCTGCTGGAGAAGTTCCCGGGCATGGACCACCTTTATCTGCGTCTGGCGTGGAGCTATCTCGAACCCGAGGAGGGGCATTTCGACTGGAGCCTGATCGACGAAGTGGTGAACAAATATGTACCGCTCGGCTACGGCATTTCATTCCGCATCACCTGCCGCGAGACGGGTAGCTGTCCGGGAGCCGTGGGGCAGTGCGTCGACGGGATCAACTATGCGACGCCCAAGTGGGTGCGCGATGCCGGGGCCACCGGGACAGACCTCCCGGCCGGTTATAACGGCTCGGCACACTCGTGGTCGCCGGACTACGGCGATTCCATCTTTCTGACCAAGCTGGAGAACTTCCACCGGGCCTTTGCCGCGCGTTACGACGGCAAACCGTGGCTCCGCTATGTCGACATGGGTTCGGTCGGGGACTGGGGCGAGGGACACACCCATTTCTCGACCCGGCAGGAAACCTCCAACGAGGTGATCAAGAAACACATCGACCTCTACTGCAAATACTACCGTCATTCGCTCCTCGTAGCGGTCGAAGGACTTTTCTGCTACCTCAAGGAGCCGTTCGACGGTGCGAGGGAGGGCAACGGACGCATCCTCGATCTGGCCGAATACTGCCGCCGCAAGGGCGTGGCTTTCCGCAGCGACAGTTTTCTGGTGGATTACTACATGCAGACCTCAACCGGGAACTGGTCGGTGACCCGCCCTTACCTGTTCGAAATAATGTATCCCGACCGCCCCGTGATCTACGAACTGGAGCACTACTCCTATGCCAAACGCGAGGGGCATTGGTTCGGGCAAAACGGCGAAGGCGTCAACCGCTACGGCTACTCGGGGGCGGTATTCTTCGAGAAATCGATGGAAGTGGCGCATGCCTCCTACATCGGGTACCACGGTTATCTCAGCGAGTGGTTCGCCGACAATCCCGACCTTTCGGTGCATCTGGCCAACCGTGCGGGTTACTGGTATTTCCCGGTCTCGGCAACGTGGCAGCCCACAGTCGGAAGAACGGGGAACAAACTCGCCGTACGCTGGCTCAACCAAGGAGTCGCACCCGCTTACAACCCCTTCGTCCTGCGCCTGCACCTGACCGGCAGCGAAAACAGTACGGTACTGACTGTCGATGCGGACAACCTCCGCTGGATGCCCGGCGAAGCCCGGACCGAAGAATATGTCTATGACATTCCGGACACCTGCCCCCCGGGGAAATACCGGCTCTGCATCGAACTTTACGACCGACACCTCGACCGGAGAATCGAAGTGGGGCTGGGCGAAAAACACCTCACACCCGACGGACTGATCCCTTTGGGCGAGGTACAATTGGAATAA
- a CDS encoding DUF4874 domain-containing protein: MKTFLKITLLAAAAVTVSACENMIDPPPFIRETLPPSPPPGPIKPVEALANPERGYHLEYAYYAHKTLLDNGSVADPETEALFSIPELVGRWGYDGSSRLIQLYIYLKQWSGSDLPQSALDNIQKAFDIVRAGGFKVILRFAYNDDMYVNNRLDKPETIRRHLEQLKPLLEANTGLVATMQAGFLGAWGEWHSSPLTDNDQQIKDDVVNGLLEIFPAPRGVQVRELARKDALALRNTSDYPRIGIHSDFFTAGMDPIDKMSMPGEEYNRMKEQSPHFYMTGEIPYVEDEYGFVQIMDISKVMVILRDQHFSAFDITQNYELNIQNWKVQKVYPALLDANNMLYDETYFQQGENVVNRSFYEFVRDHLGYRINAKSVGISVSGGSIRCDITLTNTGFAAPLNPRKVFLVLIGTDGTIASATELTDVDPLGWQPYDPASGNYTPLQHTISASVPAAGLSGSYKVGIWMPDPLNEGRGGDYDLLWAPGPLAEHWTDAGEMRRVNIVGTVEI, translated from the coding sequence ATGAAGACATTCCTGAAAATAACGTTGCTGGCCGCCGCGGCCGTTACGGTTTCCGCGTGCGAGAACATGATCGACCCGCCGCCCTTCATCAGGGAGACGTTGCCGCCCTCGCCGCCTCCCGGTCCCATCAAGCCGGTCGAGGCGCTGGCCAACCCCGAACGAGGCTACCACCTCGAATACGCCTATTATGCCCACAAGACGCTGCTGGACAACGGCTCCGTCGCCGACCCCGAGACCGAGGCGCTGTTCAGCATTCCCGAACTGGTCGGCCGCTGGGGGTACGACGGCAGTTCGCGGCTGATCCAACTCTACATCTACCTCAAACAGTGGTCCGGTTCGGACCTGCCGCAGTCGGCGCTGGACAACATCCAAAAGGCGTTCGACATCGTGCGGGCCGGCGGATTCAAGGTGATCCTGCGCTTCGCCTACAACGACGACATGTATGTGAACAACCGACTCGACAAACCGGAAACCATCCGCCGCCACCTCGAACAGCTCAAACCGCTGCTGGAGGCGAACACGGGACTCGTCGCCACGATGCAGGCCGGGTTCCTCGGGGCATGGGGCGAATGGCACTCGTCACCGCTGACGGACAACGACCAGCAGATCAAGGACGACGTGGTGAACGGCCTGCTCGAAATCTTCCCGGCGCCACGCGGCGTGCAGGTGCGCGAACTCGCCCGGAAAGATGCGCTGGCGCTCCGGAACACGTCCGACTACCCGCGCATCGGCATCCACAGCGACTTCTTCACGGCCGGCATGGACCCCATCGACAAGATGAGCATGCCCGGCGAGGAGTACAACCGCATGAAAGAGCAGTCGCCGCACTTCTATATGACCGGAGAGATTCCCTATGTCGAAGACGAATACGGATTCGTGCAGATCATGGATATCTCGAAAGTCATGGTCATCCTGCGCGACCAGCACTTCTCGGCTTTCGACATCACCCAGAACTACGAACTCAACATCCAGAACTGGAAGGTGCAGAAAGTCTATCCCGCATTGCTCGACGCCAACAACATGCTCTATGACGAAACCTATTTCCAGCAGGGCGAGAACGTCGTCAACCGCTCCTTCTACGAGTTCGTGCGCGACCACCTCGGCTACCGCATCAACGCGAAATCAGTCGGAATTTCCGTCTCCGGAGGCAGCATCCGCTGCGACATCACGCTGACCAACACCGGATTCGCCGCTCCGCTGAACCCGCGCAAGGTCTTCCTTGTGCTTATCGGAACCGATGGAACGATTGCTTCCGCGACGGAACTGACCGATGTCGATCCGCTCGGCTGGCAGCCTTATGATCCCGCTTCGGGCAACTACACACCCCTGCAACACACCATCTCGGCTTCAGTTCCCGCCGCCGGACTCTCCGGCAGCTACAAGGTCGGCATCTGGATGCCCGATCCGCTGAACGAGGGCCGCGGCGGGGACTACGACCTGCTGTGGGCTCCGGGGCCGCTGGCCGAACACTGGACCGACGCCGGGGAGATGCGCCGCGTGAACATCGTGGGAACCGTTGAAATCTGA